In Aureibaculum algae, the following are encoded in one genomic region:
- a CDS encoding RNA polymerase sigma factor encodes MRDNQQHITQLLQQCKKGKQSAQFEIYKLYYKAMYNTALRILKDSFEAEDVMQESFLIAFTKLSTFKGEVTFGAWLKRIVINKSITQIRKNNRIQEVPLEVVKEQAEENSENVNYEAINPRVIINGINQLKDNYRVALTLNLIEGYDYEEISEIMKITNQNSRTTISRAKNKLRRILATDYAR; translated from the coding sequence TTGCGAGATAACCAACAACATATTACACAGCTTTTGCAGCAATGCAAAAAGGGAAAACAAAGTGCTCAATTCGAGATCTATAAGTTGTACTATAAAGCAATGTATAATACAGCCCTAAGGATTTTAAAAGACAGTTTTGAAGCTGAAGATGTAATGCAGGAGTCGTTTCTAATTGCATTTACAAAATTGAGCACTTTTAAAGGAGAAGTAACTTTTGGAGCTTGGTTAAAAAGAATTGTTATTAATAAGAGTATAACGCAAATTAGAAAAAACAATAGGATTCAAGAAGTGCCTCTAGAAGTTGTTAAAGAACAGGCGGAAGAAAATAGTGAAAATGTAAATTATGAAGCTATTAATCCAAGAGTGATTATTAATGGAATCAATCAATTAAAAGATAATTATAGAGTGGCGTTGACCTTGAATTTAATAGAAGGGTATGATTATGAGGAAATTTCTGAAATAATGAAAATTACAAATCAGAATTCTAGAACAACAATTTCAAGGGCAAAGAATAAATTAAGAAGAATTTTAGCGACAGATTATGCAAGATAA
- the lon gene encoding endopeptidase La: MSDPKFLNIDNLSLQNMLDEDSELIPLMTPEDEEEIKNEAIPDILPILTLKNTVLFPGVVIPITAGRDQSIKLIKEANAGDKTIGVVAQNNESVENPTRKDIHSIGTVARILRVLKMPDGNTMVVIQGKKRFEVGEFVQTEPYIKATAKELVEEIPEITDTEFTAIIDSIKDIALKIIKENPNLPSEASFAIKNIQSNSFLVNFVSSNMNLGVKEKQALLNTNSLKKRALETLKKMDAELQHLELKNVIHSKVREDMDQQQREYYLHQQMKTIQEELGGASYDEELEEMRQTAKKKKWSKEVSETFDKELSRLQRMNPQAAEYSVQRNYLDLLLELPWEEYSKDKFDLKRAEKILNRDHFGLEKVKERIIEHLAVLKLKGDMKSPIICLYGPPGVGKTSLGKSVAESLGRKYVRMSLGGLRDEAEIRGHRKTYIGAMPGRIIQNIKKAGTSNPVFVLDEIDKLVSNNNGDPSSAMLEVLDPEQNNAFYDNFLEVGYDLSKILFIATANNLGNIPWALRDRMEMINVSGYIIEEKIEIAKKHLLPKQLKAHGLTSKDIKIGKPQFERIIEGYTRESGVRTLDKMIAKVVRYAAKSIAMEQEYQVKISNDDIIKILGAANLERDKYETNEVPGVVTGLAWTSVGGDILFIESILSKGKGNLSITGNLGKVMKESATIAMEFIKANADEFGIDMEDLQTKNVHIHVPEGATPKDGPSAGITMLTSLVSSFTGRKVKSHLAMTGEMTLRGKVLPVGGIKEKILAAKRANIKEIILCKDNQKDIDEIKEEYLKGLKFHFVENMKEVIDIALLKQKAKK; this comes from the coding sequence ATGAGTGATCCAAAATTTTTAAATATTGACAATCTGTCACTTCAAAACATGCTTGATGAGGATTCTGAATTGATTCCACTAATGACGCCTGAAGATGAAGAAGAAATAAAAAATGAAGCTATACCTGATATCTTACCTATTTTAACATTAAAAAATACGGTATTATTCCCAGGGGTTGTAATTCCAATAACTGCAGGTAGAGACCAATCTATAAAATTAATTAAAGAGGCCAATGCTGGTGACAAAACTATCGGTGTTGTAGCTCAAAATAATGAGTCGGTAGAAAATCCTACGCGTAAAGATATTCATAGTATTGGTACGGTAGCCAGAATTTTACGGGTACTAAAAATGCCTGACGGTAATACGATGGTTGTTATTCAAGGAAAGAAACGCTTTGAAGTGGGTGAATTTGTGCAAACAGAGCCTTATATAAAAGCTACAGCCAAAGAATTGGTAGAAGAAATTCCAGAAATAACAGATACCGAGTTTACAGCGATTATAGATTCTATTAAAGATATCGCACTTAAGATAATTAAAGAGAATCCGAACTTACCTTCAGAAGCATCTTTTGCTATAAAAAATATTCAAAGTAACTCTTTCTTAGTGAATTTTGTTTCTTCAAACATGAACTTAGGAGTTAAAGAAAAACAAGCTCTTTTAAACACCAATAGCTTAAAGAAAAGAGCGTTAGAAACACTAAAAAAGATGGATGCAGAATTGCAACATCTTGAATTAAAAAATGTTATCCATTCTAAAGTCCGTGAGGATATGGATCAGCAACAACGTGAATATTATTTACACCAACAAATGAAAACTATTCAAGAGGAATTGGGTGGAGCATCTTATGATGAGGAGTTGGAGGAAATGCGTCAAACTGCGAAAAAGAAAAAGTGGAGCAAAGAAGTTTCTGAAACTTTTGATAAAGAATTAAGTCGTTTGCAACGCATGAACCCACAGGCAGCTGAATATTCAGTACAACGCAATTATTTAGACTTATTACTAGAATTGCCTTGGGAAGAATATTCTAAAGATAAATTCGATTTAAAACGTGCTGAGAAAATACTAAATAGAGATCATTTTGGACTCGAAAAAGTAAAAGAACGTATCATAGAACATTTGGCAGTCCTTAAACTAAAAGGAGATATGAAATCGCCAATTATTTGTTTGTACGGACCTCCGGGTGTTGGTAAAACTTCATTAGGTAAATCGGTTGCTGAATCACTAGGAAGAAAATATGTAAGAATGTCATTAGGTGGTTTACGTGACGAAGCGGAAATACGTGGACATAGAAAAACCTATATTGGTGCTATGCCAGGTAGAATTATTCAAAATATTAAAAAAGCTGGAACTTCCAATCCCGTTTTTGTTTTAGATGAAATTGACAAATTAGTAAGTAATAATAATGGTGACCCTTCTTCAGCAATGTTAGAAGTGCTTGATCCTGAGCAAAATAATGCATTTTACGATAATTTTTTAGAAGTAGGTTACGACCTCTCCAAAATATTATTTATTGCTACGGCAAATAATTTGGGTAATATTCCTTGGGCTTTACGCGATAGAATGGAAATGATAAATGTTTCTGGATATATTATAGAGGAAAAAATTGAAATTGCTAAAAAACACCTGTTACCAAAACAATTAAAAGCACACGGTTTAACTTCAAAAGACATTAAAATTGGGAAACCTCAATTTGAACGTATTATTGAAGGTTACACTCGAGAATCGGGAGTTAGAACGCTTGACAAAATGATAGCAAAGGTGGTAAGATATGCTGCCAAATCTATTGCAATGGAGCAAGAATATCAAGTTAAAATTAGCAATGACGATATCATAAAAATATTAGGAGCTGCAAATTTAGAACGCGATAAATATGAAACGAATGAAGTTCCTGGAGTTGTAACTGGATTGGCCTGGACAAGTGTTGGAGGTGATATTTTATTTATTGAATCTATTCTATCAAAAGGTAAAGGTAATTTATCCATTACAGGTAATTTAGGTAAAGTAATGAAAGAGTCAGCAACTATCGCAATGGAGTTTATCAAAGCAAATGCGGATGAATTTGGAATTGATATGGAAGATTTACAAACTAAAAATGTACACATACATGTACCTGAAGGAGCTACTCCAAAAGACGGTCCTAGTGCAGGTATAACCATGTTAACTTCGTTAGTTTCTTCCTTTACAGGCAGAAAAGTAAAATCACATTTAGCCATGACTGGAGAAATGACCTTACGTGGAAAAGTTTTACCTGTTGGTGGAATAAAAGAAAAGATTTTAGCAGCTAAAAGAGCTAACATCAAAGAAATTATCTTATGTAAAGACAATCAAAAAGACATTGATGAAATTAAAGAGGAATATTTAAAAGGCTTGAAATTTCATTTTGTTGAGAATATGAAAGAGGTAATTGATATTGCTTTATTGAAACAGAAAGCAAAGAAGTAA
- a CDS encoding sterol desaturase family protein, whose amino-acid sequence MESFLQFFEQMPSWQKLVWILACLLFSWFLEGIYPLVKLNYKKWKHAGVNLVFLGTSLAINIVFGLLTVGVFSYIGTHQIGILHWVHLPIWAELFITILFLDFVAQYAVHYYLHKVSWMWRFHMIHHSDTKVDATTGTRHHPGDYVLREIAALIAIVIIGAPFAFYVVYKIVTILFTYLTHANVNVPVWIDKPMSLIFITPNMHKFHHHFERPWTDTNFGNIFSFWDRIFGTFVYGNPNKVIYGLDVLDGKLDENVGYQFKVPFNKEIKTDY is encoded by the coding sequence ATGGAATCCTTTTTACAATTCTTTGAACAAATGCCATCATGGCAAAAACTAGTTTGGATTTTGGCTTGTCTATTATTCAGTTGGTTTTTAGAAGGTATATATCCATTAGTAAAACTAAATTATAAAAAATGGAAACATGCAGGGGTTAACTTAGTTTTCTTAGGTACAAGTTTAGCTATTAATATAGTATTTGGATTACTAACTGTTGGTGTATTTAGTTATATCGGCACACATCAAATAGGTATTTTACATTGGGTTCATTTACCTATTTGGGCAGAACTATTCATAACAATTCTTTTTTTAGATTTTGTAGCACAATATGCTGTTCATTATTATTTACATAAAGTAAGTTGGATGTGGAGATTCCATATGATACATCATAGCGATACTAAGGTTGACGCTACCACAGGCACACGACATCATCCTGGTGATTATGTTTTACGAGAAATTGCGGCCTTAATAGCCATTGTAATTATTGGTGCTCCTTTTGCTTTTTATGTTGTATATAAAATAGTAACCATTCTATTTACGTATCTCACACATGCCAATGTAAATGTACCGGTATGGATAGACAAACCTATGAGTTTGATTTTTATTACACCTAACATGCATAAATTCCATCATCATTTTGAAAGACCTTGGACTGATACTAATTTTGGTAATATTTTTTCATTTTGGGATCGTATTTTCGGCACCTTTGTCTATGGTAATCCTAATAAGGTAATTTACGGACTTGATGTTTTAGATGGGAAATTAGACGAAAATGTAGGTTATCAATTTAAAGTTCCTTTTAATAAAGAGATAAAGACGGATTACTAA
- a CDS encoding YbjN domain-containing protein produces the protein MPENHYHTRTFTENVSINLASFFAIFLFAGSFSVQSQNMTNSDLEKIIYVVSDSIRGESGNWQFMIKGRMLACITDTTNNRLRIMSPIIEQKKLAHIDLLKLMEANFHSALDARYAISDNLLWSMYVHPLKELQKDEILSAINQVYTAALTYGTTYNSSELTFPIKKEIEEEKKQKGKM, from the coding sequence ATGCCTGAAAATCATTATCATACAAGAACCTTTACAGAAAATGTGAGTATAAATTTAGCATCATTCTTCGCAATTTTCTTATTTGCAGGTTCATTTTCTGTACAGTCACAGAACATGACCAACAGTGACTTAGAAAAAATTATTTATGTAGTTTCTGATAGTATTAGAGGAGAATCGGGTAATTGGCAATTTATGATCAAAGGTAGAATGTTAGCCTGTATTACAGATACAACCAATAACAGACTCCGAATTATGTCACCCATTATTGAGCAGAAAAAATTAGCTCATATAGATTTACTTAAGCTTATGGAAGCTAATTTTCATTCCGCATTAGATGCGAGATACGCTATTTCTGACAATTTATTATGGTCTATGTATGTACACCCATTAAAAGAATTACAAAAAGATGAAATCTTAAGTGCTATTAATCAGGTGTATACAGCTGCATTAACTTATGGTACCACCTATAATAGTAGCGAATTAACCTTTCCTATTAAAAAGGAAATTGAAGAGGAGAAGAAGCAAAAAGGTAAGATGTAA
- a CDS encoding BatA domain-containing protein, which yields MQFKHPELLYALFLLIIPILIHLFQLRRFQKVAFTNVKFLKEVELQTRKSSQLKKFLVLFTRLLLFTAIILAFAQPFIVDSKSNNPTHTSIYLDNSFSMQAKGSEGQLLKRAVQDIIENTQQFEPINLYTNNNVYENLSAKELKNTLLEIEYYPIKTDLSAILFKIKNNIKKSKALHNIFLISDFQYYTNENKFEIDSLNSYFITQISPKQVSNLSIDSVYISDQNNETIQLTTLVKNYGNSKENISVSLYNNELLAGKSAINLAEEASGKINFNIPNSGKFNGKLQLDDENLTFDNELYFSMDRPEKINVTAIGSDNSFLSKIYTSDEFNFTSTTLNNLDYNTLNQQNLILLNELESISVALNSTLKSFTNNGGSLVIIPSLNMNLNSYNAALTSLKMGKVLGQVNSEIAVTTINFSHPLLKGVFEKQIKNFQYPNIKSHFRSNFTRASSIVDFEDGNSFISQTVTNKGKTYWLAAPISNQNSNFKNSPLIVPIFYNFGLYSHNLSQLYYTIGNLNTFEIPIQLSKDEVLHVSNEKEDYIPLQQINSDKVTITTETNPIQSGFTTILHNNTSIKQIAYNYNRQEGNLNYINVEDYFGDATNINYTSNVKEAFVNLSEVTKVTSYWQWFLIAAILFLIIEILLLKFL from the coding sequence ATGCAATTTAAGCATCCCGAGTTACTTTACGCCTTATTTTTGCTAATTATCCCTATATTAATTCACTTATTTCAGTTACGCCGTTTTCAAAAAGTAGCCTTTACCAATGTTAAATTCTTAAAAGAAGTTGAATTACAAACGCGGAAAAGCTCTCAGCTTAAAAAATTTCTAGTCCTTTTTACTAGGTTATTATTATTTACAGCCATTATTCTCGCTTTTGCTCAACCTTTTATTGTTGATTCTAAATCAAATAACCCAACACATACTTCCATATATTTAGACAATTCCTTCTCCATGCAAGCAAAAGGAAGTGAAGGTCAATTATTAAAAAGAGCTGTACAAGATATTATTGAGAATACGCAGCAATTTGAACCTATTAATCTTTATACCAATAATAATGTCTATGAAAATTTATCTGCTAAAGAACTAAAAAATACGTTATTAGAAATAGAATACTACCCTATCAAAACAGATTTGTCAGCCATCTTATTTAAAATTAAAAACAATATTAAAAAATCTAAAGCTTTACATAATATATTTTTAATTTCTGATTTTCAATACTATACTAATGAAAATAAATTTGAAATAGACAGTTTAAATTCATATTTCATTACTCAAATTTCGCCTAAACAAGTATCAAACCTTAGTATAGATAGTGTCTATATTTCAGATCAAAATAATGAGACAATACAATTAACAACGCTTGTGAAAAATTATGGAAACTCAAAAGAAAACATTTCCGTTAGCTTGTATAATAACGAGTTATTAGCTGGTAAATCGGCTATTAATCTCGCCGAAGAGGCGTCTGGTAAAATCAACTTTAATATACCCAATTCAGGAAAATTTAATGGTAAACTGCAACTTGACGATGAAAACCTAACTTTCGATAATGAACTATACTTTAGCATGGATAGGCCCGAAAAAATTAATGTAACCGCCATTGGTAGTGATAATAGTTTTTTATCTAAAATTTACACTAGTGACGAATTTAATTTTACGTCAACAACACTAAACAATCTTGATTACAATACTTTAAATCAACAAAATTTAATTTTACTTAACGAGTTAGAAAGTATTTCTGTTGCTTTAAACTCAACTCTAAAATCTTTTACTAACAATGGAGGTAGCTTGGTTATTATTCCTTCATTAAATATGAATTTAAATTCATATAATGCGGCTTTAACAAGCTTAAAAATGGGCAAAGTATTAGGACAGGTTAATTCTGAAATCGCTGTAACAACAATAAATTTTTCCCATCCTTTATTAAAGGGAGTGTTTGAAAAACAAATTAAAAATTTCCAATATCCTAATATTAAAAGTCATTTTAGAAGTAATTTCACAAGAGCATCTTCCATTGTAGATTTTGAAGATGGCAACTCTTTTATTTCTCAAACAGTCACTAATAAAGGTAAAACTTACTGGCTAGCTGCTCCAATTTCAAATCAAAATTCTAATTTCAAAAACTCTCCATTAATTGTACCAATTTTTTATAATTTTGGATTGTACAGTCATAATTTATCACAGTTATATTACACAATTGGAAATTTAAATACGTTTGAAATCCCAATACAACTGTCTAAAGATGAAGTTTTACATGTTTCCAATGAGAAAGAAGACTATATTCCATTACAACAAATTAATTCTGACAAAGTTACCATTACAACAGAAACAAATCCGATACAAAGTGGTTTTACAACCATCTTGCATAATAATACATCAATTAAGCAAATTGCATATAATTATAATAGACAAGAAGGTAATTTAAATTATATAAACGTAGAAGATTATTTCGGTGATGCAACAAATATAAATTACACTTCAAATGTAAAAGAAGCATTTGTAAATTTATCTGAAGTAACCAAAGTAACGAGCTATTGGCAATGGTTTTTAATAGCTGCAATTTTATTTTTAATCATTGAAATTCTATTACTAAAATTTCTATAA
- a CDS encoding dihydroorotase, with protein sequence MNLLIKSAKIIDRHSPFHLKTQDILIENGKITEISSTIKNINNIKEIELENLHISVGWFDTSVSFGEPGFEERENLPNGLNVAAKSGFTAVAVNPNTYPVIDNKSAVEFLINKAKGNIVNLYPIANLTQQASGQEIAELFDMSNSGAIAFSDYNKSISNANLMKIALLYAQNFDGLVMSFPQNNSLSNNGVANEGAMSTKLGLKGIPTVAEELQIARDLFLLEYTGGKLHIPTISTEKSVKLIAEAKKKGLNVTCSVSAHHLFLNDSELNEFDTNYKVKPPLREKTDLNALKKGIVNGTIDMITSDHNPIDIENKKVEFENAKNGTIGMESFFGAINKVLPLEKTIDCITNSPRMRFKIENPTIAKGEIANITLFNPDTEYVFGEENIFSTSKNSAFIGKQLKGKVYGIFANNKFVIN encoded by the coding sequence ATGAATCTACTCATAAAATCTGCAAAAATAATTGACCGTCATAGTCCTTTTCATCTTAAAACACAAGATATTTTAATTGAAAACGGTAAGATTACTGAAATTTCGTCTACTATTAAAAACATCAATAATATAAAAGAAATTGAGCTAGAAAATCTTCATATTTCAGTGGGGTGGTTTGACACCAGTGTTTCTTTTGGTGAACCTGGTTTCGAAGAACGTGAAAATCTACCAAACGGATTAAACGTAGCCGCAAAAAGTGGATTTACAGCCGTTGCTGTGAATCCTAACACGTATCCTGTAATTGATAACAAATCTGCAGTTGAGTTTTTAATTAACAAAGCGAAGGGAAATATTGTTAATCTATATCCTATTGCTAACTTAACACAACAGGCAAGCGGTCAAGAAATTGCTGAATTGTTTGATATGTCTAATTCTGGTGCCATTGCATTTAGCGATTACAACAAATCAATTAGCAATGCAAATTTAATGAAAATAGCACTACTCTATGCCCAAAACTTTGACGGACTAGTAATGAGTTTTCCACAGAACAATTCCTTAAGTAATAATGGTGTTGCAAATGAAGGGGCTATGTCTACTAAATTAGGTTTAAAGGGAATACCAACAGTTGCAGAAGAGTTACAAATTGCTAGAGATTTATTTTTACTGGAGTATACTGGTGGTAAACTACATATACCTACTATTTCTACGGAGAAGTCCGTTAAATTAATAGCTGAAGCTAAGAAAAAGGGACTTAATGTAACCTGTAGTGTAAGTGCTCATCACTTATTTTTAAATGACAGTGAACTAAACGAATTTGATACCAATTATAAAGTGAAACCACCATTAAGAGAAAAGACGGACTTAAATGCTTTAAAAAAGGGAATTGTAAATGGTACAATTGATATGATAACTTCTGATCATAACCCGATTGACATAGAAAACAAAAAAGTAGAATTTGAAAATGCAAAAAATGGTACCATTGGTATGGAGAGTTTTTTTGGCGCTATAAATAAAGTGCTTCCTTTAGAAAAAACCATCGATTGTATAACAAATTCACCAAGAATGCGTTTTAAAATTGAAAATCCGACAATTGCAAAAGGAGAAATAGCAAATATTACGTTATTTAATCCTGATACGGAGTATGTATTTGGCGAAGAAAATATTTTTTCAACATCAAAAAACTCTGCATTTATAGGTAAACAATTAAAAGGAAAAGTTTATGGCATTTTTGCCAATAACAAATTTGTAATCAATTAA
- a CDS encoding DUF4870 domain-containing protein, with amino-acid sequence MDQNTIDEGKTMGIIAYITFIGTIIAFVMNNDKKNAFASFHIRQMLGIILIGIALNIILRFLPLGSLGFYIGLLPLVLMVMGAIGASQGKLSKVPVLGDQFEEWFKTIG; translated from the coding sequence ATGGATCAAAACACAATCGACGAAGGAAAAACAATGGGTATAATTGCCTACATTACTTTTATAGGTACAATTATTGCTTTTGTTATGAATAACGACAAAAAAAATGCATTCGCATCATTTCACATTAGACAAATGCTTGGTATTATACTTATAGGTATAGCACTAAACATAATCTTAAGATTTTTACCATTAGGTAGTTTAGGATTTTATATAGGTTTATTACCATTAGTACTTATGGTAATGGGAGCAATTGGAGCTTCTCAAGGCAAATTATCGAAAGTACCTGTTTTAGGTGATCAATTCGAAGAATGGTTCAAAACTATAGGATAA
- a CDS encoding alpha/beta hydrolase, with protein sequence MNLSLEYLVRKPKSNIKNPPLLILLHGYGSNEQDLFSFADELPDDLLIISARAPLTMGPGGYAWYTIHFDNTDGKFSDTDEALKSKEIINNFIDEVIANFDVNPNKVFLLGFSQGTILSYAVALSHPEKVQYVVGLSGYINNELLPENLNHTNFKNLEIYSSHGTVDQVIPVDWARKTKPFLDNLGIKNSYEEYQVGHGVAPQNFYSLKQWIEARI encoded by the coding sequence ATGAATTTATCTTTAGAATACTTAGTAAGAAAACCAAAAAGTAATATTAAGAACCCACCACTGTTAATACTACTTCATGGATACGGTAGCAATGAACAAGATTTATTTTCATTTGCCGATGAATTACCGGATGATTTATTAATCATAAGTGCAAGAGCTCCTTTAACTATGGGACCTGGCGGATATGCATGGTATACAATACATTTTGACAATACTGACGGTAAATTTTCGGACACTGACGAAGCTTTAAAATCTAAAGAGATAATCAACAACTTTATCGATGAAGTAATCGCCAATTTTGATGTCAACCCTAATAAAGTATTTTTATTGGGTTTCAGTCAAGGTACCATTTTAAGTTATGCCGTAGCATTGAGTCATCCTGAAAAAGTACAATATGTAGTTGGACTAAGTGGTTACATAAATAACGAATTACTTCCAGAAAATTTAAACCATACTAATTTTAAAAATTTAGAAATCTATAGTTCTCATGGTACTGTAGACCAAGTTATTCCTGTTGACTGGGCGAGAAAAACAAAACCCTTTTTAGATAATTTAGGTATTAAAAACAGCTATGAAGAATATCAAGTTGGACATGGTGTAGCTCCTCAGAATTTTTATAGTTTAAAGCAATGGATCGAAGCCAGAATTTAG
- a CDS encoding metallophosphoesterase, with product MKNLIFLLIIYLFLSSCEKAEDKIENKDAEPIAFTVIGDVPYGDSQLEGLVNLIEKHNAQEASEFVVHVGDIKKGSVPCEENVYKDVNTILKKIKAPTFIVLGDNEYNDCDNPNEGLEFWNTYFLQFNKNWNFKHTVTNQPNRIENFNWIQNNVLFIGLNIVGSSVHDADEWQTRLTENGIWVQQLIDTNKNNIEAIVIFSHANMVEAGADKFKPFTDLFRTAAKDFTKPILLVNGDGHFWIKDNPYEEKNITRVQITGGADALKVSIDTSNENPFSFDNNFLD from the coding sequence ATGAAAAATTTAATCTTTTTATTAATCATTTATTTATTCCTATCATCTTGCGAAAAAGCAGAAGATAAAATTGAAAATAAGGATGCAGAACCAATAGCTTTTACGGTAATTGGAGATGTGCCTTATGGTGATTCTCAATTAGAAGGTTTAGTCAATTTAATTGAAAAACACAATGCACAAGAAGCCTCTGAATTTGTTGTTCATGTTGGTGATATAAAAAAAGGAAGTGTTCCCTGTGAGGAAAATGTATATAAAGACGTCAATACTATTCTAAAAAAAATTAAAGCACCTACGTTTATTGTTTTAGGTGATAATGAATATAACGATTGTGACAATCCAAATGAAGGTTTAGAATTTTGGAATACCTATTTTTTACAATTCAATAAAAACTGGAATTTCAAACACACTGTAACGAACCAACCCAACAGGATAGAAAACTTTAACTGGATTCAGAATAACGTCTTATTTATTGGCCTAAATATTGTTGGAAGTTCAGTGCATGATGCAGACGAGTGGCAAACACGTTTAACAGAAAATGGTATTTGGGTGCAACAATTAATCGACACTAATAAAAATAATATAGAAGCTATAGTAATTTTTTCTCATGCCAATATGGTTGAGGCTGGTGCAGATAAATTTAAACCATTTACTGATTTATTTAGAACTGCAGCCAAAGACTTTACTAAACCTATATTACTCGTTAATGGTGATGGCCATTTTTGGATTAAAGACAATCCTTATGAGGAAAAAAATATTACTCGCGTACAAATTACAGGAGGTGCAGACGCTTTAAAGGTTTCTATTGATACGTCGAACGAAAATCCTTTTTCATTTGACAATAATTTTTTAGATTAG